A genomic region of Deinococcus aerolatus contains the following coding sequences:
- a CDS encoding histidine phosphatase family protein, whose amino-acid sequence MTLTLTMVRHAPTAPNAQRRYPRPDEDAPLSEAGRALAAGLRLPPGAAAFCSPSRRARETAARAGFPGARTATALAEANLGVMAGHTWAELEAQHGAGPRGWIEALSDPADATGPPGGETGRAFHARIHAWLGDLPQSGEVVAFTHAGPLLAALRLCVGLRAAETLPGGVAVLRRAGGQWWLCELRQAPLR is encoded by the coding sequence GTGACCCTCACGCTGACAATGGTGCGCCACGCGCCCACCGCGCCGAATGCCCAGCGCCGCTATCCCCGCCCCGATGAAGACGCGCCGCTGTCGGAGGCGGGCCGCGCGCTGGCCGCCGGGCTCCGGCTGCCGCCGGGCGCCGCGGCCTTCTGCTCACCCAGCCGCCGCGCCCGCGAGACGGCAGCGCGGGCCGGATTTCCGGGCGCACGCACGGCAACTGCCCTGGCTGAAGCGAACCTTGGGGTGATGGCCGGACACACCTGGGCCGAGCTGGAGGCGCAGCATGGGGCCGGGCCGCGCGGCTGGATTGAGGCGCTGTCTGATCCGGCGGACGCGACTGGGCCGCCAGGAGGCGAGACGGGCCGCGCCTTTCATGCCCGCATTCACGCCTGGCTCGGGGACCTTCCGCAGAGCGGCGAGGTGGTGGCCTTCACGCACGCCGGGCCGCTGCTGGCCGCGCTGCGTCTGTGCGTGGGCCTGCGCGCCGCCGAGACCCTGCCGGGCGGGGTGGCGGTGTTGCGGCGGGCCGGGGGTCAGTGGTGGCTGTGCGAACTGCGGCAGGCGCCCCTGCGGTAG
- the aceE gene encoding pyruvate dehydrogenase (acetyl-transferring), homodimeric type: MTLTPPAWKPGQDPDPTETAEWIDSLEAVIQRDGPERAAYLLDHLLQRASQRKLDLRWRFNTPMRNTIAPGEQPAYPGDPVLEAKLGAAVRWNAVAMVMRANQASSELGGHLATFASAADLYEVAFNHFLRAGPQGDVVFYQPHAAPGMYARAFLEGRLSEDQLLHYRREVGGQGLSSYPHPWLMPDFWSYPTGSMGLGPVQAIYQARFMKYLERRGLLAPSDRKVWCFVGDGEMDEPEARGALSVASREGLDNLIWVVNCNLQRLDGPVRGNGSIVQELEAAFGAAGWDTIKVLWGSEWDDLFARDDRGLILERMNATLDGEYQNYKARDGAYGREHFFGGSPELRGLVSHLSDAEIQDLRRGGHDPLKIHAAYARAVQAKRPTVVLALSVKGYGLGSAGEGKNTAHQQKKLDAGQLRAFRDRFKLPLSDDQLQTLAFYRPPEDAPEMRYLRGRREALGGPLPARQVRAERLEPPAREDLIGAVRGSEDRPVSTTMAFNQLLLTLLRHPVLGPRVVPIIPDEARTFGMNALFRQFGIYAPEGQRYRPEDADQLLYYREAEEGQVLQEGINEDGAFASWMAAATAYSTHGLMTLPFYTFYSMFGFQRVGDLAWAAADARARGFLMGATAGRTTLSGEGLQHQDGHSLLLASSVPTCRAYDPAFAYELAVIVHHGLREMLTEDRDHYYYITLMNETYLHPAMPPGAEEGIVRGMYRLRALQDTSGPHVRLLGSGTILREVLRAAELLADDWGVGAEVWSVTSFGELRRDGMEAERLSRLHPEEAARPSFVGTHLNQSTAPVIAATDYLRAVPDMIRPYLRADYVTLGTDGFGRSDTRAALRAFFEVDAHHIVLTALKALSDQGTLEAQTVTRAMERYGLDRPKANPLTS, from the coding sequence TGCCGCCTACCTGCTGGACCACCTGCTGCAGCGGGCCAGCCAGCGCAAACTGGACCTGCGCTGGCGCTTCAACACCCCCATGCGCAACACGATCGCGCCCGGCGAGCAGCCCGCCTACCCCGGCGATCCAGTGCTGGAAGCCAAGCTGGGTGCGGCTGTCCGCTGGAACGCCGTGGCCATGGTGATGCGGGCCAATCAGGCTTCTTCGGAACTCGGCGGCCACCTCGCCACCTTTGCCAGCGCCGCGGACCTGTACGAAGTGGCGTTCAACCATTTCCTGCGCGCCGGGCCCCAGGGGGACGTGGTGTTCTACCAGCCGCACGCCGCGCCCGGAATGTATGCGCGCGCCTTTCTGGAAGGTCGGCTGAGTGAGGATCAGCTGCTGCATTACCGGCGTGAGGTCGGCGGCCAGGGGCTTTCCAGCTACCCCCATCCCTGGCTGATGCCGGATTTCTGGTCCTATCCCACCGGCTCCATGGGCCTGGGACCGGTTCAGGCGATCTACCAGGCACGTTTCATGAAATACCTGGAGCGGCGCGGCCTTCTGGCTCCCAGTGACCGCAAGGTCTGGTGCTTTGTGGGCGACGGCGAGATGGACGAGCCCGAGGCGCGCGGCGCGCTGAGCGTGGCGAGCCGCGAGGGGCTGGACAACCTGATCTGGGTGGTCAACTGCAACCTGCAGCGGCTCGACGGTCCGGTGCGCGGCAACGGCAGCATTGTGCAGGAGCTGGAGGCGGCGTTCGGGGCCGCCGGCTGGGACACCATCAAGGTGCTGTGGGGCTCGGAGTGGGATGACCTGTTCGCCCGCGATGACCGGGGCCTGATCCTCGAGCGCATGAACGCGACGCTGGACGGCGAGTACCAGAACTACAAGGCCCGGGACGGGGCCTACGGGCGGGAGCACTTTTTTGGAGGTTCTCCGGAGCTGCGCGGGCTGGTGTCTCACCTCTCGGACGCCGAGATTCAGGACCTGCGGCGCGGCGGACACGATCCGCTCAAGATCCACGCCGCCTACGCGCGGGCAGTCCAGGCCAAACGGCCCACCGTGGTCCTGGCGCTCAGCGTCAAGGGGTATGGACTGGGCAGTGCGGGCGAGGGCAAGAACACCGCCCACCAGCAAAAGAAGCTGGACGCCGGGCAACTGCGTGCCTTCCGGGACCGCTTCAAGCTTCCCCTGAGTGACGATCAGCTCCAGACCCTGGCCTTTTACCGTCCGCCCGAGGACGCGCCCGAGATGCGGTACCTGCGCGGACGCCGCGAGGCGCTGGGGGGGCCGCTGCCTGCCCGACAGGTGCGCGCGGAACGGCTGGAACCGCCCGCGCGCGAGGACCTGATCGGCGCGGTGCGCGGCAGCGAGGACCGGCCCGTGTCCACCACCATGGCCTTCAATCAGCTGCTGCTGACCCTGCTGCGTCACCCGGTGCTGGGGCCACGTGTGGTACCGATCATCCCCGACGAGGCGCGGACCTTCGGCATGAACGCCCTGTTCCGGCAGTTCGGCATCTATGCCCCCGAAGGCCAGCGTTACCGGCCGGAGGACGCGGACCAGCTGCTGTACTACCGCGAGGCGGAAGAGGGTCAGGTGCTTCAGGAGGGCATCAACGAGGACGGGGCCTTCGCCTCGTGGATGGCCGCTGCCACCGCCTACAGCACGCACGGGCTGATGACCCTGCCGTTCTATACCTTCTACTCTATGTTTGGCTTTCAGCGTGTGGGTGACCTGGCCTGGGCCGCCGCCGACGCGCGCGCCCGGGGTTTCCTGATGGGCGCGACGGCCGGACGGACCACGCTGTCCGGCGAGGGCCTGCAGCATCAGGACGGTCACAGCCTGCTGCTGGCGTCCAGCGTGCCGACCTGCCGGGCCTATGATCCGGCGTTCGCCTACGAACTGGCGGTGATCGTGCACCACGGCCTGCGCGAGATGTTGACCGAGGACCGCGACCACTACTACTACATCACCCTGATGAACGAGACGTACCTGCATCCGGCGATGCCGCCGGGGGCGGAGGAGGGCATCGTGCGCGGCATGTACCGCCTGCGCGCCCTGCAGGACACCTCGGGGCCACACGTCCGGCTGCTGGGCAGCGGCACCATCCTGCGGGAGGTGCTCAGGGCCGCCGAACTGCTGGCCGACGACTGGGGGGTGGGGGCGGAGGTGTGGAGTGTCACGAGCTTCGGGGAACTGCGCCGTGACGGCATGGAGGCCGAGCGGCTCAGCCGGCTGCATCCGGAGGAGGCCGCTCGGCCCTCGTTCGTGGGAACCCATCTCAATCAGTCCACTGCTCCCGTGATCGCTGCCACGGATTACCTGCGCGCCGTGCCCGACATGATCCGGCCCTACCTGCGGGCCGATTACGTGACCCTGGGCACCGACGGTTTTGGCCGCAGCGATACCCGGGCCGCCCTGCGCGCGTTTTTCGAGGTTGATGCCCACCACATCGTGCTGACTGCCCTCAAGGCGCTGAGCGATCAGGGAACCCTGGAGGCACAAACGGTTACCCGCGCCATGGAACGCTATGGCCTGGACCGTCCGAAGGCCAATCCCCTGACCTCCTGA
- a CDS encoding adenosylcobinamide-GDP ribazoletransferase, producing the protein MGPPQQPAQGTVTRRFLSPQLRAAHLALTFLTILPLPHITEVRDGDFARASAYYPLAGYVVGGLVSLLLWLGLPLPGGVVAALAVGAWLAVTGMLHFDGLVDSADALFAVKSPVQRLEILRDVHVGAFGLAVGVLALLTLWSLLAAPLPWYAPLVAAVSARTLLLLPMNLYPAARQESLGARSREGRWGAALLLAAPTLLLPGAWTAWLAALAVCFGVAAFSARRLGGGLSGDIYGMIVVTAELAALCAYAWGQG; encoded by the coding sequence GTGGGCCCGCCTCAACAGCCTGCACAGGGCACCGTGACCCGGCGTTTCCTGTCGCCTCAGCTCCGCGCCGCCCACCTGGCCCTGACCTTTCTGACCATTCTTCCGCTGCCGCACATCACGGAAGTGCGCGACGGCGATTTCGCGCGGGCCAGTGCGTACTACCCGCTGGCCGGCTACGTGGTGGGCGGACTGGTGTCGCTGCTGCTGTGGTTGGGGTTGCCGCTTCCAGGGGGCGTGGTGGCTGCGCTGGCGGTGGGGGCATGGCTGGCGGTCACCGGCATGCTGCACTTCGACGGTCTGGTGGACAGCGCCGACGCCCTGTTTGCCGTGAAAAGCCCGGTCCAGCGCCTGGAGATCCTGCGGGACGTGCATGTCGGGGCCTTTGGACTGGCGGTGGGGGTGCTGGCGCTGCTGACGTTGTGGAGCCTGCTGGCCGCGCCGCTGCCGTGGTACGCGCCGCTGGTGGCCGCCGTGTCGGCCCGCACGCTGCTGCTGCTGCCCATGAACCTGTACCCGGCCGCCCGCCAGGAATCCCTGGGCGCCCGCTCGCGCGAGGGCCGCTGGGGCGCGGCGCTGCTGCTCGCGGCCCCCACCCTGCTGCTGCCGGGGGCGTGGACCGCGTGGCTGGCGGCGCTGGCGGTGTGCTTCGGGGTGGCGGCTTTCAGCGCGCGGCGGCTGGGCGGTGGCCTCAGCGGGGACATCTACGGCATGATCGTGGTCACGGCTGAACTGGCGGCGCTGTGCGCCTACGCCTGGGGTCAGGGGTGA